The genomic window TGTATTGGAAGATTTTCGTTATATTGTTGATCCGGATAGCTTAGCAAAAGGAAAACCTGATCCAGAGATTTTCCTAAAAGCAGCGGAAGCTTTGGCTATCACGCCAGCGGAAGCGGTTGGTTTTGAAGATGCACAGGCTGGGATCGATGCAATCAATGCAGCAGGCATGTATGCCGTTGGTGTGGATGCGGAAGGACCATTAACAGGCGCGGATCAGTTGGTTCACCGTCTAGACGAGCTGGATATTGACCAGCTGCTGGCAAAATAGAAAAGAATAGATAGATGAATGAGGGAGCTGGGACAAACCGATGTCACAGCTCTTTTCAACTTATTTGTCGCTGCTTTTGATTGTGTCAGTCTAAAAATAGGGAAAATCAAAGTTGAATTCGTTGACCATTTTTTGAAAGAAAAAAAGTAACCGCTTTAGGAAAGGTTGCAGTTTGATTTAGGAGACATTATAATAACTATCGACGGAGGTAGGAGATAGTGATGAATAAATTTAATGAGATTTTTCTGGATTTGGAGAAGAAAATCTTGGCAGGGGAATATCCGGCACACACTCTTTTGCCGAGTGAGAATCAGTTGATTCAAGTTTACGGGGTTTCCAGAGAAACCATTCGTAAGGCGTTGAATTTACTGTTGAACGCAGGCTATATACAAAAGAAGCAGGGGAAAGGCTCGATCGTTCTAGATTTGAACCGTTTTGATTTTCCTATTGCCGGCTTGACGAGCTATAAAGAATTGCAGGAAACACAGCGTATTCCGAGTGAGACGATTGTTCGTGTGCTGGAGGAAGTGCCGGTTACTGAGAAGCTGAATGAGAAGACGGCTTGGACGGTGGGAGAAATGGCCTGGAAGCTGATTCGTCAGCGTAAGATCGATGGCGAAATCGCCATTTTGGACAAGGACTATTTGTTGCAATCAGTTGTTCCTGAACTGCCGGAGGAAAGAGCGCAGGATTCGATTTATGAGTATTTTGAAAATGATCTGAAGTTGGCGATTTCCTATGCGCAGAAAGAAATTACCGTAGAGCCGGTAACACAGGAAATGCAAGAATTAATGACGTTGCATGGTGATAGCCATGTTGTTGTCGTTCGAAGCCTGGTTTATTTAGAAGATACAACTTGCTTTGAATACACGGAATCGATTCACCGACTGGATAAATTCCGCTTTATCGAATTTGCCCGTCGGAGAAAAGGGTAAAATGAACAAATTAATGGAGAGTGCAAGAGGGAATCTAAGGAATCAGTTGAAGTCTTGGATTCTTTTTTTGCACTCTTTCTTTGTTCACTGTTAAAGGAGGACAACACTATAGAGGAGAAGCGGGAGAGTAGCAACTTTGAATGCTAGATATAGCTTGTTTTTATCTTAGATTTTTACTTTGCCCCCCTCTTTTTAAACAGAAAGATTCTCTTTCTAGCCATTATTCTATATAATAGTAAGTGATGTGAATTATTCGACAGACAGAAAGGCGAAAGTGAATGAATATAAATATAAAAGAGTTATTGAGTAAAACGGACGTCCGTCCTTATGCGATGTCTGCTCGTTTTGGATTAGAAAAAGAAAGTCAAAGAGTGACGTTAGATGGCGCACTTGCCAAAACAGATCACCCAAGCATATTAGGGAATCGTTCGTTCCATCCCTATATTCAAACTGATTTTAGCGAAACACAGATAGAGTTGATTACACCAGTAGGGGATTCAATTATCGAAACCCTGCGGTATTTGGCCGCTGTTCATGATGTAGCGATTCGATCTATTGGAAATGGTGAGATGCTTTGGCCGTTAAGTATGCCGCCGAGATTGCCTGAAAATGACCGAGATATCAAAATTGCAAAATTGGATAAATATGAGGATGTGCTTTATCGACGTTACTTGGCTCGCGAGTATGGAAAAAGAAAACAGATGGTCAGTGGTATTCATTTTAACTTTGAGTACGGAGAAGAATTGATGGCGCGTTTATACCACTCGCAAGAAGCGTACACAACGCTTGAAGCATTCAAGAATGTTCTGTATATGAAAGCTGCGCGCAACTATCTACGTTACCGTTGGCTAATTACCTATTTATTTGGGGCATCACCGGTTAGTGAATGGGGTTATTTCACCGATAAGGAAAATCGACCGACAGAACCGCTTCGAAGTATTCGTAACAGTTCATTTGGGTATCGTAACCGTGAAGATGTGAAAGTTTCCTATGTTTCACTAGAGAAGTATACAGAGGATATTCAGACGATGGTGGAAAATGGCGTCTTATCCGAGGAAAAAGAATTTTACGCACCTGTTCGTTTGCGCGGCGGCAAATGTATGGCGGATCTTCCTAAGAAGGGCATTCGCTATATCGAGTTAAGAAATCTTGATTTGAATCCATTTGCTCCTATGGGAATTGATGAAGACACGATGCAATTCATGCATTTATTCATGCTGTTTTTGCTATGGACTGATGAAAAAGAAAAGGCGGACGAGTGGGTAGCGACAGGCGAGCTGTTGAATGAGCAGATTGCGCTAAGTCATCCGTTTGCCCAAATTGCATTGCAGGCAGAAGGCGATCGAGTTTTTTCTGAAATGATGGAGATGGTGACCGAGCTGGGGATTTACGGTCAGAAGGAATTGCTGACGACCTATCAGGAGCAGCTGAGAATGCCTGAAATGACAATTTCCGGTAAGATGTGGACAATCATTGAGGCCAATTCAAATACCGAACTGGGCATCGTTTATGGGAAGGAATATCAGGGGATTGCATTCGAGCGCCCTTATCAGCTAGCAGGCTTTCGCCGTATGGAGCTTTCCACACAATTATTCCTATTTGATGCGATTCAAAAAGGGCTGGAAGTGGAAATACTGGACGAAAATGAACAGTTTTTGAAGCTGAAGTACCAGAACCATGTAGAGTATGTGAAGAATGCCAATATGACAAGCTTGGATACGTATATTGTGCCGTTGATTATGGAAAATAAAACGGTGACAAAAAAAGTTTTGAAGGAAGCAGGCTTTCGTGTGCCTGAAGGTGATGAGTTTACTTCACTGGAAGAAGCAGAGCGCGCGTATTTGAAATATGAAAATCGGGCGTTCGTGGTCAAGCCGAAATCAACAAACTATGGTGTAGGAATCTCCATTTTCAAGGACGGTGCGTCTGGCAAGGATTATATTGAGGCTTTATCGCTAGCCTTCAAGGAGGACACGTCCATCTTGATTGAAGAGTTTCTGGTGGGGACGGAATATCGCTTCTTCGTGCTTGATAATGAAGTAAAAGCCATCTTATTGAGAATACCGGCTAATGTTGTCGGTGACGGGGTTCACACTGTTGAAGAGTTGGTAGCTGAAAAGAATACGCATCCGTTGCGCGGCAGCAACCATCGAGCGCCGCTTGAGCTGATTCAGCTTGGTGAATTGGAACGTCTGATGTTGAAGGAGCAAGGGTTGATGATTCATTCAATACCTGCAAAGGATCAGATTGTTTATCTAAGAGAGAACTCCAATATCAGTACGGGAGGAGATTCGATCGATGTGACCGATCAATTTGATGAAAGCTATAAAAAGTTGGCGGTAGATGCGGTAGCAGCATTAGGCGCTAAGATTTGCGGCATCGATTTGATTATTCCGGATAAAACGATACCGGCAAATAAGGAAATACCGAATTATGGAATTATTGAAGCGAACTTCAATCCAGCCATGCATATGCACATTTATCCGTATTCCGGAACGGGAAGACCTCTGACGATGGATGTTCTTAAATTACTCTATCCAGAAGTGTTTAAATAAGAAGATTAAAGTAGCATCGGCCCGTAGCTGTACTTATCCTAACGAATAGGACAAGCACAGTTACGGGCCGATCGTTTTTTAATTATGTTAGTTACTCGTCATTTTTTGTGATTTTTCCTGGTCCGGAACGGTAAGTGATGACCGTTTCCCCTTTAAAATCTGTTGAGCAGGTCAGATCGACAAGTACGATGTGTTCGTCCGTTGCAGAATCAACACCCAATTGATTCGTCAGTTTTCCGCCTTGTTCTTGGGTATCAAGCGTAGGAATAAAGCCTTCCTCTTCGACTAAGTACGTCATGTACTCCACTAATTCTTCTTCACTGATGCTGCCTTTCTTGTAGGTGATTTCCGTTGTGCGCACATCGTCTTTGATGCTGCTGTTTGTACCGGTGATCTTCTTTTCCCCAATTACTTTGTAAACGGATGGGATCTTATCATCATTTATTTCGATCTCCTCCGCCGTGCTGGAAGCACAACCTGCTAAGGTAATTAAAACAACCCCTACTAACCATAACCACTTTTTCTTCATTGAACTCTCTCCCTTTGTTGTGCGTAGTACGCTAGATTTTAATGCTCAAAGTGCCAAATGCTGTTCAACCATAATAAAGATGATAAATCAGCAAGCGTTTCCTTGAAGGGATATTATAGCATAGGGAAATAACTGTTAAAAGAGGAAGTAGGAGCAATGCTTTTGTCGTTGGTACAAAATGCCATTTTTTTGAAATATAAAAAAATGGATAAGACCAGATACTGTCTTATCCATAGGGCTTTAGTTTGTTTCTAGCATGTTCCTTCGCTCTTATCTAAATAAGTTGAAGAAGTTAGACGTTACAGTTAACCAATATTGAACGATATCAATCCACATTTTTCATACCCTCCTTACTTTTTACAATGTAATTCTAACATAAAATAAAACATATGTTAATATATAAATTGGATTTTGTTTTAATTATATGACTAAAAATCGGTTGATTGTGATGCGTTGTAGTAAGTATAAAAAATGGTGACTGTGTTTTGTCTGGAAATATGTTTGTTGATGAATGTTCAATATAGAGTTTATCGTAAATTTTATCTCATCATAGCCTGTGAAATAAGTTATACTATTTATTAAGAAAACGTTTGTTATAAAACAGGGACGAAAAGGTAGGGGAAACAATGAATATCAAACAAAATAAGCAATTATTCATGAGAGGGGTTGGCCAGCTTGCGTTATTTATGCTACTGGTGAATGTGGTACATCGACTCATTTTACAGCCATTGACCAATTTTATATTTTTTATGGCACTACAAACTACAGGCTATCAGGTCTTGTTTAATACAGATATGGTGTCATTTTTCTCTACACCACAGGCTATTTTGGCTGTGCTTTTGATTATTGGGATTGCATCGTATGCGGCATATTTGGAATTTTCAGTCATCATCCTCTTGAGTCAATATTTAAAACAAGGCGAGCTGCTGTCTCTTCGTTCGGCGTTCAGAAAGGCATTGACCACCATTTCCAGTATGAAGGGAATCGGTGTTATTGGTTATTTTGTCTATGTATTTATTTTTCTGCCGATTTCTGGGATGGGTTTAAGTAGTGCGCTATTTTCTCGTTTTCAAATTCCTAATTTTATCACTGGAGAGATTACCAAAAATAACTGGGGCGGCCTTGTCATTTTTCTTATTTATGGAGGGATAACGCTGTTCTTTTTCTTGACGATTTATACGATTCCGATGATGGTTTTGGAAAAGTGGCGCTTTTTTAAAGCATTCAAAAAGGGCATCAACTATGTTTGGATGAACAAACGACAGGTGTATAAGCCTTTCTTATTATATGGTGTGGTCTGGCTTGTGGTAGATTGGCTGCCGCGAGAGGTATTTTTACGTGCCCTTCATTCCACAACTGTCACGTTTGAATCTGTTTATCAGATGTATCGATTGTCATTCCCATCGATTGGTTTTGGGCTGATATTTTTGTTTTATTATGTGGGTAAAATTATTTTGATGCCGTTATTGCTTTCAGTCGTTGTGATGTTCTATACACCTAAGAATCAGCAAGTGATCGATCCAACAATGGAACAGATAGTAGACGATAAACTGGCTGATGCCCAAGATTCTTTAGTGAGTGCTGGAAAGAAAATAGGTAAAAGAAGAAAAACAGTGATTTTTTTCTCTGTTTTGATTGCTTTTCCTATGGGAGTGTCTTTGTACCGGATGGTAGCGAGCGGCGAAGATCTACATGAGCCGATCGTGATCGGACATCGAGGCAGTGTGGCTGGGGTTGAAAACTCACTTGCTGCTGTGCAAGGGGCGATCGATACGGGAGCAGAGTATGCAGAAATCGATATTTTGCTATCCTCCGATGGCATTCCAATGGTCATACATGATGAT from Enterococcus sp. 9E7_DIV0242 includes these protein-coding regions:
- a CDS encoding glycerophosphoryl diester phosphodiesterase membrane domain-containing protein, translating into MNIKQNKQLFMRGVGQLALFMLLVNVVHRLILQPLTNFIFFMALQTTGYQVLFNTDMVSFFSTPQAILAVLLIIGIASYAAYLEFSVIILLSQYLKQGELLSLRSAFRKALTTISSMKGIGVIGYFVYVFIFLPISGMGLSSALFSRFQIPNFITGEITKNNWGGLVIFLIYGGITLFFFLTIYTIPMMVLEKWRFFKAFKKGINYVWMNKRQVYKPFLLYGVVWLVVDWLPREVFLRALHSTTVTFESVYQMYRLSFPSIGFGLIFLFYYVGKIILMPLLLSVVVMFYTPKNQQVIDPTMEQIVDDKLADAQDSLVSAGKKIGKRRKTVIFFSVLIAFPMGVSLYRMVASGEDLHEPIVIGHRGSVAGVENSLAAVQGAIDTGAEYAEIDILLSSDGIPMVIHDDSLSRLAGKSSSVHEMTAEELSTIVLKQNGLEGEIPTLEEMIQLTKGKIKLAVELKRHGHEKKNLVDEVAAVLKKHGLLEESIFLSLEYKLVEEMNTKHPETISGYCIFGGMGVLDPAVIRTMKIDFVFIEEWMATRENLMEFRRAWLPVYVWTVNQQESMRQLLDLGVLGLVTDYPQWGTEAVTDFQKETNRVYMEEGEWQRN
- the treR gene encoding trehalose operon repressor, giving the protein MNKFNEIFLDLEKKILAGEYPAHTLLPSENQLIQVYGVSRETIRKALNLLLNAGYIQKKQGKGSIVLDLNRFDFPIAGLTSYKELQETQRIPSETIVRVLEEVPVTEKLNEKTAWTVGEMAWKLIRQRKIDGEIAILDKDYLLQSVVPELPEERAQDSIYEYFENDLKLAISYAQKEITVEPVTQEMQELMTLHGDSHVVVVRSLVYLEDTTCFEYTESIHRLDKFRFIEFARRRKG
- the gshAB gene encoding bifunctional glutamate--cysteine ligase GshA/glutathione synthetase GshB is translated as MNIKELLSKTDVRPYAMSARFGLEKESQRVTLDGALAKTDHPSILGNRSFHPYIQTDFSETQIELITPVGDSIIETLRYLAAVHDVAIRSIGNGEMLWPLSMPPRLPENDRDIKIAKLDKYEDVLYRRYLAREYGKRKQMVSGIHFNFEYGEELMARLYHSQEAYTTLEAFKNVLYMKAARNYLRYRWLITYLFGASPVSEWGYFTDKENRPTEPLRSIRNSSFGYRNREDVKVSYVSLEKYTEDIQTMVENGVLSEEKEFYAPVRLRGGKCMADLPKKGIRYIELRNLDLNPFAPMGIDEDTMQFMHLFMLFLLWTDEKEKADEWVATGELLNEQIALSHPFAQIALQAEGDRVFSEMMEMVTELGIYGQKELLTTYQEQLRMPEMTISGKMWTIIEANSNTELGIVYGKEYQGIAFERPYQLAGFRRMELSTQLFLFDAIQKGLEVEILDENEQFLKLKYQNHVEYVKNANMTSLDTYIVPLIMENKTVTKKVLKEAGFRVPEGDEFTSLEEAERAYLKYENRAFVVKPKSTNYGVGISIFKDGASGKDYIEALSLAFKEDTSILIEEFLVGTEYRFFVLDNEVKAILLRIPANVVGDGVHTVEELVAEKNTHPLRGSNHRAPLELIQLGELERLMLKEQGLMIHSIPAKDQIVYLRENSNISTGGDSIDVTDQFDESYKKLAVDAVAALGAKICGIDLIIPDKTIPANKEIPNYGIIEANFNPAMHMHIYPYSGTGRPLTMDVLKLLYPEVFK